A genomic stretch from Nilaparvata lugens isolate BPH chromosome 8, ASM1435652v1, whole genome shotgun sequence includes:
- the LOC111053520 gene encoding uncharacterized protein LOC111053520: MADSNKKPKVIVLGGCGFIGRNLVAHLVSNDLISYLRVVDKVPPQTAWLSKRHKKYFEDPRVDFKSANLIIPESCQNAFAGELFDFVINCAGETKLGQTEPIYREGILKLSLNCAETAAKQNCKRYVEISAGQMASNDKEKHKESDKCDPWLSLAKFKLQVEEQLEEIEGLNYTVLRPAIVYGIGDRTGIVPRLVLGAVYRHLGESMKLLWGRDLVTNTCHVRDVCRAVWHVASDAGDTCRGQVYNVVDDSDTTQGSLSDIVSEIFNINHDYYGNLISKIAKVEMSTVVDEVNDKHLAPWAELCALGGVQNTPLSPYIQLELMYEKHLNLDASKLSATGFRLDVPRVTRTELQQILDDHIEMNLFPNVFVS; the protein is encoded by the exons ATGGCTGATAGCAACAAGAAACCTAAAGTTATTGTGTTGGGAG GATGCGGCTTTATTGGGCGCAATTTGGTGGCGCATTTAGTCAGTAATGATCTCATATCTTATTTGAGGGTAGTCGACAAAGTTCCCCCTCAAACCGCCTGGCTCAGTAAACGTCATAAAAAATACTTTGAAGATCCAAGGGTGGATTTCAAAAGTGCCAATCTTATCATACCCG AATCTTGTCAGAACGCTTTTGCCGGTGAACTGTTTGATTTTGTGATAAATTGTGCCGGTGAAACGAAGCTGGGACAAACTGAGCCGATTTACCGAGAAGGAATTCTCAAGTTGAGTTTGAATTGTGCCGAAACAGCGGCCAAACAGAACTGCAAACGATACGTCGAAATATCCGCGGGTCAGATGGCGTCCAATGATAAG GAAAAACACAAGGAAAGTGACAAATGCGATCCTTGGCTGAGTTTAGCCAAATTCAAACTGCAAGTGGAAGAGCAGCTGGAAGAAATAGAAGGCCTTAACTACACTGTACTGAGGCCTGCAATTGTCTATGGTATAGGAGACCGTACTGGAATTG TTCCTCGCCTAGTGCTGGGCGCCGTCTACCGTCACCTGGGTGAAAGCATGAAGCTGCTGTGGGGTCGAGACCTGGTGACCAACACGTGCCACGTGCGAGACGTGTGTCGGGCCGTGTGGCACGTGGCGAGCGACGCAGGCGACACGTGTCGAGGCCAGGTCTACAACGTGGTCGACGATAGTGACACAACGCAGGGCAGTCTCAGCGATATTGTGTCCGAAATATTCAACATCAACCACGACTATTACGGCAATCTCATATCGAAGATCGCTAAG gtggaaatgtcaaCAGTGGTGGATGAGGTGAACGACAAGCACCTGGCACCCTGGGCTGAGTTGTGCGCCTTGGGCGGAGTGCAGAACACGCCGCTGTCGCCCTACATCCAGTTGGAGCTCATGTACGAGAAGCACCTCAATTTGGACGCCAGCAAACTGTCCGCCACTGGATTCCGGCTGGACGTGCCTCGTGTTACCAGGACCGAGTTGCAACAG ATCTTGGACGACCACATAGAGATGAACCTGTTTCCGAATGTGTTCGTTTCTTGA